The stretch of DNA cagttagtactagtggttgtatatatagtttatgtatgtgagtgtatagattggtaggtgtgggttaggtgtgctgggtttacttggatgggttgaacttgatggacactggtcttttttcaaccctatgtaactatgtaactatgtaactatgtactattgGGATTATGGCTAATATATGTGGAGATATAACTATTCCTGTTAGTGCTTGGTTTATCCCCTATTTAATTACATTGGTGAGTTATTGTTTAGTTACCTAATCAGTGATGTTCAACTGGAATCTCTGAGGAGAGGCCCTTGGATATTTGAGAATATGTGGCCCATGACACAGAAGTGGTTTGACAGCAATTTGATAAACATATAAGCCTGTGAGGGGcatcctaaggctaatgtcctatGGAGAGATTTATTcccccatgatagatctctgctaccgctgcaactaatctctccgaaatgcctttccaccagcaacaaagggaatctgCTGTatgcatcgctttggctttctgaagttgtgtgaagttgcctgcatTTTTGGTCAAAATCCCTATGACAATGCCACATAATAAGGTTTGTCAGTGAGTTCTTACCTTGTCCTCTGACATTAGTGCAAACCATCTggcagccattatcacagcactTTTCACCCCAATCACAGGCAGCATCATTGCGACACTCATCCTTACGTCTTTCTGTGCAACGAAATTTCAGCACATGCTTGGGGCATTCTCctgaacacacacaaaaaaatagaaaaaaaaaaaatatatacatattaagaAAATAGGTACTTTGCTCTTTTGCTGATGGAAAAAATGACAAGGGCCTTTAGCATGAAGGGCTTTGCTAATAGCAACCCATCTTCATTtccagggatcaggtctgggtcggcACAGTTCAGCTGCTAGGCATATCTGTAATGctcatttaaaaatagaaataggGGAAATGCCACCCAAAGTATACTAGTCATCCAAATTAAAAACCCAACTTGATTGGGTCAGTAGTCCATGGTATGTTCTCTTCATGGGCCGAGAGACATGACTTACACAGCTGGCACTCTTCTGAGGTTTTGCTACTGATACTTGAGCAGAGCATCTGTTCTATCACACTATGGCCATGACATGATTGTGGTCCCACCATTTAAAACTGAACTTTAATACACACCCCATACTAAAGTCACAGTTCCCTAGTTAAGAGGTAAGTGCATATATGGATTTTTAACAAGAGACAGAGATTAAAAGACAGAAGGGTCAAGAACAAATGAATGAAGGAATAAAGCAAACATACAAAACAGAAGATGAAATGCAGTAAGAAACACAAGACAGATACAATTGTAAGTTAGGGGAAATGGAAAAGGCTTCAGGCTTTGGGATTTCTTGTGGGTGGTCTGGTGGAATACATAAAGAGGAGGAAGTCAAAATTATCTGtatgatacagtatattttagaaaaaaatcccTCAAACAGGGAAAGCAAGGGACAAGCACttataaaggaaaaggaaaggaaagatgAATGAAGGAGACAAGGGAgggaagaaagagaaaatattttgccATTGTCCCAGGGGTTTTCTTTGGTCTGATTCTTTTTTTACACTGTcaagtaaaatatattctttttactATCCCAGAGGAAACATCTATGGTGCTACTAAATAAAGGTTTAGGCTACCTACCTTGAGACTGTGGGATTTCTGGTTGTTTATATGGTGGCTCTTTTGGAATTCCTAAAGAGGAAAATATTAAAGTTATCAGTATGACACAGtatatttaggaaaaaaaatccctaaaaagGCAAAGCAGGGGCCAAAAGACTTATGAAGGAGAAGGGAAGGAAAGACAGGTATGAATGAAGGAAATGGggagagaagaaagagaaaatattCTGTAATTGTGCCAGGGGTTTTCGTTGGTtgaatttcatttatttatttactatccCAGAGGAAACATCTATGGTGCTACTAAATAAAGGTTTAGGCTACCTACCTTGAGACTGTGGGATTTCTGGTTGTTTATATGGTGGCTCTTTTGGAATTCCTAAAGAggaaaatattaaaatgattagTATGACACAGTATATTTAGGAAAGAAATCCCTAAAAAGGCAAAGCAGGGGCCAAAAGACTTATGAAGGAGGAGGGAAGTAAAGGCTGGTATGAATGAAGAAAATGGGggagagaagaaagagaaaatattCTGTAATTGTGCCAGGGGTTTTTGTTGGTTCAATTCTTTTTTTGACACTGTcaagtaaatatatattctttttactaTCCCAGATGAAATATCTATGGTGCTACTAAATAAAAGTTTAGGCTACCTACCTTGAGACTGTGGGATTTCTGGTTGTTTATATGGTGGCTCTTTTGGATAACCTAAAGaggaaaatattaaaattatCAGTATGACACAGTATATTTAAGAAATCAATCCCTAAAAAGGCAAAGCAGGGGCCAAAGACTTATGAAGGAGAAGGGAAGGAAAGACAGGTATGAATGAAGGAAATGGGggagagaagaaagagaaaatattttgtaATTGTGCCAGGGGTTTTCGTTGGTtgaatttcatttatttatttactatccCAGAGGAAACATCTATGGTGCTACTAAATAAAGGCTTAGGCTACCTACCTTGAGCCTGTGGGATTTCTGGTTGTTTATATGGCGGCTCTTTTGGAATACCTAAAGAGGAAAATACTCAAATTATTAGTATGATACAGTATATTTAGGAAAGAAATCCCTAAAAAGGGGAAACAAGGGACAATTATTAAAAAAGGAGAGGAGCAGGAAAGACAGGTATGAATGAAGGAAATGGGggagagaagaaagagaaaatattttttaattgcgcCAGGGGTTTTTGTTggtcagattttatttatttatttactatccCAGAGGAAACATCTATGGTGCTACTAAATAAAGGTTTAGGCTGCCTACCTTGAGCCTGTGGGATTTCTGGTTGTTTATATGGGGGCTCTTTTGGAATacctaaaaaggaaaatattaaagTTATCAGTATGACACAGTATATTTAGGAAAGAAATCCCTAAAAAGGCAAAGCAGGGGCCAAAGACTTATGAAGGAGGAGGGAAGGAAAGACAGGTAAGAATGAAGGAAATGGGggagagaagaaagagaaaatattCTGTAATTGTGCCAGGGGTTTTTGTTGGTTCGATTCTTTTTTTGACACTGTcaagtaaatatatattctttttactaTCCCAGATGAAATATCTATGGTGCTACTAAATAAAAGTTTTGGCTACCTACCTTGAGACTGTGGGATTTCTGGTTGTTTATATGGTGGCACTTTTGGATAACCTAAAGAGGAAAATACTCAAATTATTAGTATGATACAGTATATTTAGGAAAGAAATCCCTAAAAAGGGGAAACAAGGGACAATTATTAAAAAAGGAGAGGAGCAGGTAAGACAGGTATGAATGAAGAAAATGGGGGAGAGaagaaagtgaaaatattttataattgtgCCAGGGGTTTTCATTGGtcggattttatttatttatttatttactatccCAGAGGAAACATCTATGGTGCTACTAAATAAAGGCTTAGGCTACCTACCTTGAGCCTGTGGGATTTCTGGTTGTTTATATGGGGGCTCTTTTGGAAATCCTAAAGAGGAAAATATTAAAGTTATCAGTATGACACAGTATATTTAGGAAAGAAATCCCTAAAAAGGCAAAGCAGGGGCCAAAGACTTATGAAGGAGGAGGGAAGGAAAGACAGGTATGAATGAAGGAAATGggggagagaagaaagaaaaaatattctgTAATTGTGTCAGGGGTTTTTGTTGGTTCGATTCTTTTTTTGACACTGTcaagtaaatatatattctttttactaTCCCAGATGAAATATCTATGGTGCTACTAAATAAAAGTTTAGGCTACCTACCTTGAGACTGTGGGATTTCTGGTTGTTTATATGGTGGCTCTTTTGGATAACCTAAAGaggaaaatattaaaattatCAGTATGACACAGTATATTTAAGAAATCAATCCCTAAAAAGGCAAAGCAGGGGCCAAAGACTTATGAAGGAGAAGGGAAGGAAAGACAGGTATGAATGAAGGAAATGGGggagagaagaaagagaaaatattttgtaATTGTGCCAGGGGTTTTCGTTGGtcggattttatttatttatttatttactatccCAGAGGAAACATCTATGGGGCTATTAAATAAAGGCTTAGGCTACCTACCTTGAGACTGTGGGATTTCTGGTTGTTTATATGGTGGCTCTTTTGGAATTCCTAAAGaggaaaatattaaaattatCAGTATGACACAGTATATTTAAGAAATCAATCCCTAAAAAGGCAAAGCAGGGGCCAAAGACTTATGAAggagaaaggaaggaaagacaggtATGAATGAAGGAAATGGGggagagaagaaagagaaaatattttgtaATTGTGCCAGGGGTTTTCGTTGGtcggattttatttatttatttatttactatccCAGAGGAAACATCTATGGGGCTATTAAATAAAGGCTTAGGCTACCTACCTTGAGACTGTGGGATTTCTGGTTGTTTATATGGTGGCTCTTTTGGAATTCCTAAAGaggaaaatattaaaattatCAGTATGACACAGTATATTTAGGAAAGAAATCCCTAAAAAGGCAAAGCAGGGGCCAAAGACTTATGAAGGAGAAGGGAAGGAAAGGCTGGTATGAATGAAGGAAATGGGggagagaagaaagagaaaatattCTGTAATTGTGCCAGGGGTTTTTGTTGGTTTGATTCTTTTTTTTGACACTGTcaagtaaatatatattctttttactaTCCCAGATTAAATATCTATGGTGCCACTAAATAAAAGTTTAGGCTGCCTACCTTGAGACTGTGGGATTTCTGGTTGTTTATATGGTGGCACTTTTGGATAacctaaaaaggaaaatattaaaattatcagtatgatacagtatatttaagAAATCAATCCCTAAAAAGGCAAAGCAGGGGCCAAAGACTTATGAAggagaaaggaaggaaagacaggtATGAATGAAGGAAATGGGGGAGagaagaaatagaaaatattttgtaaTTGTGCCAGGGGTTTTTATTGGTtgaatttcatttatttatttactatccCAGAGGAAACATCTATGGTGCTACTAAATAAAGGCTTAGGCTACCTACCTTGAGCCTGTGGGATTTCTGGTTGTTTATATGGCGGCTCTTTTGGAATACCTAAAGAGGAAAATACTCAAATTATTAGTATGATACAGTATATTTAGGAAAGAAATCCCTAAAAAGGGGAAACAAGGGACAATTATTAAAAAGGAGAGGAGCAGGAAAGACAGGTATGAATGAAGGAAATGGGggagagaagaaagagaaaatattttataattgtgCCAGGGGTTTTCGTTggtcagattttatttatttatttactatccCAGAGGAAACATCTATGGTGCTACTAAATAAAGGTTTAGGCTACCTACCTTGAGCCTGTGGGATTTCTGGTTGTTTATATGGTGGCTCTTTTGGAATacctaaaaaggaaaatattaaagTTATCAGTATGACACAGTATATTTAGGAAAGAAATCCCTAAAAAGGCAAAGCAGGGGCCAAAGACTTATGAAGGAGAAGGGAAGGAAAGACAGGTATGAATGAAGGAAATGggggagagaagaaagaaaaaatattctgTAATTGTGCCAGGGGTTTTTGTTGGTTCGATTCTTTTTTTGACACTGTcaagtaaatatatattctttttactaTCCCAGATGAAATATCTATGGTGCTACTAAATAAAAGTTTAGGCTGCCTACCTTGAGACTGTGGGATTTCTGGTTGTTTATATGGTGGCACTTTTGGATAACCTAAAGAGGAAAATACTCAAATTATTAGTATGATACAGTATACTTAGGAAAGAAATCCCTAAAAAGGCAAAGCAGGGGCCAAAGACTTATGATGGAGAAGGGAAGGAAAGACAGGTATGAAGGACATGGGaaagagaagaaagagaaaatattttgtaATTGTGCCAGGGTTTTTGCTGGTCTGATTCTTTTTTTGACACTGTcaaaagaaaatattctttttaCTATCCCAGGGCAACATCTATGGTGCTGCTAAATAAAGGCTTAAGCCACCTACCTTGAGACTGTGGGATTTCTGGTGGTTTGTACGGTGGTTTATAAGGTGGCTCTTTTGGATAACCTAAAGAGGAGAATGTCAAAATTATCAGTATGATACAGGGAAAAAATCCTTAATAAAGGCAAAGCAGGGGACAAGCACTtatgaaggagaaggaaaggaaagacAGTTATGAATTAAGGAAATGGAGaacagaagaaagaaaaaatattttgtaaattgtGGCAGGGGGTTTTGTTGGTCTGATTCCTTTTACTATTCCAGGGCACATCTGAGCTGCTACTAAATAAAGTCTTAGGCCACCTACCTACAGGCTTTGGGATTTCTGGTTGTTTGTATGGTGGCTCTTTTGGAAAACCTAAAAAGGAGGATATCATAATTATCAGTATGACACTGAAAAGACACTGTCAAGAAGAATATATTCTTTTTGCTATCTCGAAGAAAACATCTGTGGTGTTAATAAATAAAGGCTTAGGTGTACCTACCTTCATGCTTTGTGAATTCTGGGGATTTGTACGGTGGCTCTTTTTGAatatctaagggctctggcacacagggagattagtcgcccgcgacaaatctccctgttcgcgggcgactaatctccctgagttgccatcagttgccatcccaccggcgaaaatgtaagttgccggtgggatggcacacgtggcggcgcgatttcggatgaaaatgccttgcgaggcaactttggcggtttgccgaaatcgcctgcgcagcgtgtgctgtcccactggcgacttacattttcgccggtgggatggcaattcggggagattagtcgcccgcgaacaggtagatttgtcgcgggcgactaatcttcccgtgtgccagagcccttaagaggaGGATATAATTATTACATTATCAGTTTGACACAGTATCCCTACACAATCCCTAAAAAGGGGAAAGCAGGGGacaattagtaaaaaaaagagaGGAGCAGAAAAGACAGGTATGAATGAAGGAAACTgggaagagaaaaagagaaaatatattgtAATTATCCCAGGGTTTTTTGTTGGCCTTTTCATTTGTTTGACACTgtcaagaaaaaaatatttttttaccatcCCTGGGCCTTAGGGCAACATCTATGGTGCTACTAAATAAAGGCTTAGGCTACCTACCTTCACCTTGTTGGATTTCTGGTTGTTTGTATGGTGGCTCTTTTGGATAACCTAAAGAGGAGGATATTAAAATTATAAGTAGGACACAGTATATTTACAAAAGCAGAAAATTAGTAAAATAGGAGTGGAGCAGAAAAGACAGGTATGAATGAAGGAAAAGGGTAAGAAAAGAAAGAACATATATTGCAATTGTGCAAGTGTTCTTTGTGGGTTTGATCTGTTGTATTCCAGGGAGAATCTGAGCTGTTACTAACAAGGGTGTTCCAGCCCCTAGTGCTGCTCCATGCTGCCCCACCTTGCCTCTCTGTgcttaaaggaatgctgtcacagggaaaaatgttttttttcaaaacctatcatttaatagagcttctccagcagaatcctacattgaaatccgtttttcaaaaacagaaacaattttttttgtatttaattttggggctagccatattcttcatttcccagggtgctacagccatgtgacctgtgctctgataaacttcagtcacaatttactgctgagctgcaagttggggtgatatcccccccctcccctcccagcagccgatcagcagaacagtgggaagggagcaagatagtccggcttgggactcctccacttacatgggagtaggagaaacaataggttagctgaaagcagttctaatgtgtagagctggctccttctgaaagctcagaatcaggcacaatgcactgagatggcacctacacaccaatattacaactaaaacaaaAAACCTTTGTTTGTTCAAgttcaaaattttaaatggtagagtgaattatttgctatgtaaacagtgtaatttagaaatataaagtacacCTGTTATGGACTGTAATATGAGGAAGCCTGTAGACTAGCAACAACCTTTTAGGTGATATAGAAGAGCTGTAGGTAGGTAAGAGCATGTGTTGGTCTCCCGGCACTCGTAACAATACCataatcatgacagaatctctttaaggtTTTTGCATCAGAGGGGACCGGGGGGGTCTGCATCGttagtgcagaaagcacaatagAGGAGGGCAGCAAAACATGTATGAATGAAGGAAACGGGGaagagaagaaagagaaaatattttgtaattgtgccagggttttttttttttggtctaatCCTTTGTTTGACACTGTCAAGAAGAAAGTATTCTTTTTACTATCCCAGAGGAAACTTCTATGTAGCGACTAAATAAACGCTGGCGTGTTTAATAACACAAGATAAATATCGCTGTTGACATTtcccatagtgaccaatcagcaattagatttaagctggccaaacacgtaCGGATACAATTGTACGATTTTGGGATCGTGTTTGGGCTCTGATTATGGTCCtgataatttttttgccatggtGATTGTTTGTTTagtcaattggccaggttagaaaattttggttggataataataaaatcattgcatttaaacgtatgaccgATATCTGAACATCGGAAGAAGACtcaaatctgaatgtgtatggtcacctttacacagtcacacttaaaaaacaaaaaaaaagatgtgattggttgctatgggcaacataccTGGTGATTTATTTCCAGTGTTAGGAAACATTCTCTTGAGGCTACCTACCTGCAGGCTGTGGGAATTCTGGTGACTTGTATGGTGGAAATTGTGGAAAATCTAAAAAGCATATCAAAATCAACAATATTACACAGTACATTTAAGGAATAAATTTAATCAGAGCTGCTACTAAACAACAGAAGATATAGTGCCTAAAAAGCAGGAtgtcaaaatgtattatttttactatcCCAGGGCCACAGGGCAGCATCTATGGTGCTACCAAATAAAAGCTTAGGCTACCTACCTTCAGGCTGTGGGAGTTCTGGCACTTTGTATGGTGGCTCTTGTGGATAATCTAGGAGTAGGTGTATCAAAATTATCAGTATGACCCAATATATTTAGGAAATAAATCCCCAAAAAGCAGGGGAAAATCACAGGAGTGGGGGTCCATGAAAGGCTGATATGAATAAAGGAAATGGGGAGAAAAGAAAGGGAACATTTTTTCTAATTGTGCCAGGGATTTTGTTGGTCTGATCCTTTGTTTGACACTCTCAGGAAGAATATAGTCTGTTTGCGATCCCAGAGGGAACATCTACTGTACTAGTAAAGAAAATCTTAAGCTACCTACCTTCAGGCTTTGGGAATTCTGGTGACTTGTATGGTGGAAATTGTGGAAAACCTAAAAAGCATATTAAATTGATCAATATTATACAATATTACACAgtatatttagaaaataaatgatataGAACAGGTATGTCTAAGCATTACATAGTAAATTTTCTCTTCTGGCACGCCTTTTTTGGAATGCCTTAACAGGATAATaccaaaataaacatattttgaaaataaattccaaaaataggaaaagtaggggAAAAGCACttgaggagaaggaaaggagagACATATATGAAAGAAGGAAAAGGGGAAGagaagaaaacattttgtaattttgttggtttgaaactgtcaagaagaaaatattatttttctattacagAGGAAACATTTATGGTGGTACTAAATAGAAGCCTACGCAACCTACCTTCAGGATATGGGAATTCTGGTTGCTTGTTTGGTGGAAAATGTGGAAAATCTAAAAAGCATATAAAATGATCAATATTACACAGTATATTTAGGAAAGAAACAGGTATGTCTAAGCTTAAAATTGTAAGTTTGGGTTGCATAATGCAATTGTCTCTCGTGATCTTTTTCAACAAAAAGATGATTAATTAATATCCTGATAAATGGCATACTCATTGCCATGTTAGACATGCTTTTCTCTAATTCACAGCAACACCCATGGTTCAGGTCACATGGGGTATAATACAAGAGTAAGGTGACAGAGGGGAACAGGGTGTCGTGTTAACTATAATGCTGATGGTAACTGACTGAAAGCATTGCTTGGAAGAGTGATCTAATATAGAGAAAGGTACTTACTGGACTTAGAGACTGATCTTAACCCAGTGGGACTGATTTACtttcactgggcaaatttgcccagttcaGTAACTAATAGTGACCAATCAAAGGTTTGGTTCATTATTTAATCCACATTAGGCTAAATACTGACTGATTATTAGGGCTATTTTTTACCTGATATgagttgatatgggttactacacTGGGGCAAATTTTGGCAGTGTTGAAGGACTGTGCAAGTGTAAAGCACGTACATATTTAAAGACCAAGGTTGAGATAATAGTGTACAATGTATATGTATGGTGTTCCATTCCACCCTTACCTTCATGGTGCCAATCCCCTCGGACTTTTATGCACGTCTTCCCGCAGCCAGTGGGACAGCACCTTTGACCCCAGTTGCATTCTCTGTCAGATGCACACTCATTAACTATCCCATAGCAAAATTTCCCAGGCACAAAAGGAGGGCATTTAACTGTAAAAAAGTAACACTAGTTTTAAGAAACACAGTACAAACCATTAAAAGACAAAGTAAAACCATTGGGTGAGTTGCTGTTGGGTACTGATGGACAAACTCTGGTGACATCTGCTCCCAAGCAGAGTTAAAGGGAGTTTCTTCTGATGCATATATAAGGCTTTAGTTGGCAACTCTTTTGGTTACTAAGAAGGCTATGTCCATTTGTCCAAAGGTGATTTTTCTCTTTATGTTCTCCATAATTGGAGATGTAAGCTTCACTGAAGGTGTTGCTGAATAGAGCATGTTtcctctgtttaaaaaaaatgatgctgttTGGTCTTGCAATATTCTGGAAGGAGCGGGTGGGCCACACAGTCCATTCCACTGGTCCAGCTCAGATATTGGAGCAGACTTTCCATAGCAAGGCTGTATTTAATTGTAGTGAAAAATGTTAGAAAGGTCTTtctgagcagggcacagagcaggaacaCTACCTGCCTGGTTAACTGAGCAATCACCAAAGTATCGTGAATACAGGGATGGCCCCAATATATGTGTTTTGTTGCCGGTAGTTCACAAGGGGCCCAATGTAGTGAGGGAACTCAACAAATGTGTGAAAGTAGTGCCCAGTGTAGTGAGGGAACTCAACAAATGTGTGAAAGTAGTGCCCAGTGTAGTGAGGGAACTCAACAAATGTGTGAAAGTAGTGCCCAGTGTAGTGAGGGAACTCAACAAATGTGTGAAAGTAGTGCCCAGTGTAGTGAGGGAACTCAACAAATGTGTGAAAGTAATGCACAGAGAGCACCATTTattttatgatttgtgttttgtaAACTTAAATGGCACCCCTGTGTTTAAATAAACTGTCTTAATATGGATAAAGTCTGCTGTGGATCTTGGAAGTTGATATAATATGTATGTTATATGTTGTCTTGAGAATATAGAAGACATTTATCAATCTCCCTGGCCAAACTGGATTGTGctgatgtaattattattatagccAAGCCTTGGCTGCAAGCATTGTTTCCTTAATGCAACCTTTGTGAAATTCTGTTTTACCAAAGAAATGCTACATATGCCCtacaatataaatacagataaaacaaaagaaaaatagctTTAAATATTGGAAATTCACGCACCCATCTCTATAGACGTGGTTACAGAGTGCAGAAAAGATGAATTTGGGCTCACCCCATTTTTTGATTATGCATCTATAAAAGCTTGAAGCACAGAATGCTGTTGTTGCCCAGATGTGCCCTTATATCATCCAAATATGTTGTGCTTATTATCATTCAAATGCAAATGTTGGAATTACACTGGAATCGCATAAAAAAAAGCTGGACTAGGACTGATCTAGAACATGTGCCAACTTCAAGCAACAAGCACAGAGCACCCAACAACATCACATAAAGAAGAATACAGTCAGATCCCATGGATCCCAATTCTTTCAGGTTACTGATTTGGGTGTAAGTGTAAGAAACCACCAACTTGCATCTGTTATTGCCTATTGATGTGAACAGTTGGATATGTGACTGCAAGCTGCACGTTATATGAAGGTTCCAGAACTCCACATTCATTTTTGGATCAAGAGTATTCAGAATGAAAGATGACAGAGTCCATTCTCTATCCAGTATTGCAAACAGAGCTATACACCAACTGCTGTCCCCAGAGTAGTCCTACAGTATGGAGATCTTAAAAAACAGTTTTACAATCACAGACAACAGATACTGCAGGAATCCAACAGACatcttaaaaaaactacaaatatttaCTTACAATGAACAAATGCTGATGTTTTTTGCATCCCCTCATATTAGTGTTTGTCATTTAGTTCTTACCTGGTGGTCTTCGTACAGGAGCTCCTGTGGCCCAGGGAAGGACAGAGCTAATGATTGTAAGTAGGATTAAAAAGTACGGATAATGAGTCGTCATGTTGCTGCTGATAAGGTGCTGATACTTGGAACTTGTCacaaatacttatatatatatattcccaagcCAGGGAGCAAGGGAGTTGTCCAATTATTATGTTACTGCCAATCCTTTGCCATTTGTCCTCCAACATAGTTAATTTATTATGCAATTATAATTATCTACAAAACACAAACGCTGTAGAAAAGCAGGTTGGTTAACATCAGACTGCATTTGATAGACGCCGGCACATCCCAAAAGTTCAGTtcgcctctggtgcattgatctcATCTATGGGAAAAAGATCCCCTGCTCTCTGCCTATAATGTCCTATAATGTCCTAATGTACATGTAAAGTTTAATCCTATCCCCTCACGTCTTTTCTCCATAGAAAACAACTACAACCTTGTTTTTCCTCATGGTTTAATTTTTTCACTCATTGTACCAGTTTAGtttcacatctctgcactctccccAGCTCATCAACatgcttcttaaaggagaactaaacctttcTAGCTACAAACCCCCCCCCAACAGCCTATTACATTAAAAAGTGGACCTATTTAAAACCtgagctaaaaaagcagagcagtgcagcaaAGTACCTAGGTGCCATCTTCTGTCCATtggaaaatgctttgggtctcaccgccaaCACGGACCCTGcatgagcatgcacagttgaagctgattcccGACTAGAgctgcactgctctgcttttttagctcaGGTTTTTAAATAGGGCTACATTTCAATGTAATAGGCTGTGTGAGAAGGAAGTGTTGAAGGGGGGCAATGGAGGGCAGTTAAGGAGGGCTGTCGTACCTAGaggagtttagttctcctttaaggactggagcccaatatggcactgcatactcaaggtcaGGCCTTACCAAGGATCTATGAAGCAAATGTATGTCTTCATCCctcaagttaatgcccttttttatgcaagagggtaatttatttgctttagtagccactgagtaGCACTGTCTAGAGCAccggtgtcaaactc from Xenopus tropicalis strain Nigerian chromosome 8, UCB_Xtro_10.0, whole genome shotgun sequence encodes:
- the LOC116406892 gene encoding protein PELPK1-like isoform X18 — encoded protein: MTTHYPYFLILLTIISSVLPWATGAPVRRPPVKCPPFVPGKFCYGIVNECASDRECNWGQRCCPTGCGKTCIKVRGDWHHEDFPHFPPNKQPEFPYPEGFPQFPPYKSPEFPKPEDYPQEPPYKVPELPQPEDFPQFPPYKSPEFPQPAGYPKEPPYKQPEIQQGEGFPKEPPYKQPEIPKPVGYPKEPPYKPPYKPPEIPQSQGYPKVPPYKQPEIPQSQGIPKEPPYKQPEIPQAQGIPKEPPYKQPEIPQSQGIPKEPPYKQPEIPQSQGYPKEPPYKQPEIPQSQGFPKEPPYKQPEIPQAQGYPKVPPYKQPEIPQSQGIPKEPPYKQPEIPQAQGIPKEPPYKQPEIPQAQGYPKEPPYKQPEIPQSQGIPKEPPYKQPEIPQSQGIPKEPPYKQPEIPQSQGECPKHVLKFRCTERRKDECRNDAACDWGEKCCDNGCQMVCTNVRGQGIDPSLKPQFPGPPKQSGQDLNFFTRKPPPPIIKPQVPPVPPVPQVPPVPPVPQVPPGPFPIPPEPDRPDFPPFWDPAAPQPYYPDNPEPIDVEVIP
- the LOC116406892 gene encoding protein PELPK1-like isoform X14, which codes for MTTHYPYFLILLTIISSVLPWATGAPVRRPPVKCPPFVPGKFCYGIVNECASDRECNWGQRCCPTGCGKTCIKVRGDWHHEDFPHFPPNKQPEFPYPEGFPQFPPYKSPEFPKPEDYPQEPPYKVPELPQPEDFPQFPPYKSPEFPQPAGYPKEPPYKQPEIQQGEGFPKEPPYKQPEIPKPVGYPKEPPYKPPYKPPEIPQSQGYPKVPPYKQPEIPQSQGIPKEPPYKQPEIPQAQGIPKEPPYKQPEIPQAQGYPKVPPYKQPEIPQSQGIPKEPPYKQPEIPQSQGIPKEPPYKQPEIPQSQGYPKEPPYKQPEIPQSQGFPKEPPYKQPEIPQAQGYPKVPPYKQPEIPQSQGIPKEPPYKQPEIPQAQGYPKEPPYKQPEIPQSQGIPKEPPYKQPEIPQSQGIPKEPPYKQPEIPQSQGECPKHVLKFRCTERRKDECRNDAACDWGEKCCDNGCQMVCTNVRGQGIDPSLKPQFPGPPKQSGQDLNFFTRKPPPPIIKPQVPPVPPVPQVPPVPPVPQVPPGPFPIPPEPDRPDFPPFWDPAAPQPYYPDNPEPIDVEVIP
- the LOC116406892 gene encoding protein PELPK1-like isoform X23, translating into MTTHYPYFLILLTIISSVLPWATGAPVRRPPVKCPPFVPGKFCYGIVNECASDRECNWGQRCCPTGCGKTCIKVRGDWHHEDFPHFPPNKQPEFPYPEGFPQFPPYKSPEFPKPEDYPQEPPYKVPELPQPEDFPQFPPYKSPEFPQPAGYPKEPPYKQPEIQQGEGFPKEPPYKQPEIPKPVGYPKEPPYKPPYKPPEIPQSQGYPKVPPYKQPEIPQSQGIPKEPPYKQPEIPQAQGIPKEPPYKQPEIPQAQGYPKVPPYKQPEIPQSQGIPKEPPYKQPEIPQSQGIPKEPPYKQPEIPQSQGYPKEPPYKQPEIPQSQGFPKEPPYKQPEIPQAQGYPKVPPYKQPEIPQSQGIPKEPPYKQPEIPQAQGIPKEPPYKQPEIPQSQGIPKEPPYKQPEIPQSQGECPKHVLKFRCTERRKDECRNDAACDWGEKCCDNGCQMVCTNVRGQGIDPSLKPQFPGPPKQSGQDLNFFTRKPPPPIIKPQVPPVPPVPQVPPVPPVPQVPPGPFPIPPEPDRPDFPPFWDPAAPQPYYPDNPEPIDVEVIP